Proteins co-encoded in one Oreochromis aureus strain Israel breed Guangdong linkage group 3, ZZ_aureus, whole genome shotgun sequence genomic window:
- the LOC116329878 gene encoding sodium/potassium-transporting ATPase subunit beta-2-like isoform X2, with protein MSGSKEDDRKGSSEWREFFWNPRTHELLGRTAASWGLILLFYLIFYLCLAGMFAFTMYIMLLTLDDYKPTWQDRLATPGMMIRPKGNQLEITFSTSDTESWDGFVHNLNSFLSPYNDSYQVQTNDECTPDEYFIQEDSGEVRNNPKRSCQFNRTILEECSGVWDRFYGYDKGQPCILIKLNRVIGMLPGKDRQSPYVTCAAKREDSDKIGLLAYYPPNGTFNLMYYPYYGKKAQVNYTQPLVAVKFLNASLNTDINVECKVTSNTLAAGSDRDKFAGRVSFKLRINDK; from the exons ATGTCCGGCTCTAAGGAGGACGACCGGAAGGGCTCGAGCGAGTGGCGGGAATTCTTCTGGAACCCGAGGACCCACGAGCTGCTGGGCCGGACCGCCGCCAGCTGGG GGCTGATCCTGCTCTTCTACCTGATCTTCTACCTGTGTCTGGCGGGCATGTTCGCCTTCACCATGTATATCATGCTGCTCACGCTCGACGACTACAAGCCCACCTGGCAGGACCGGCTGGCCACTCCAG GGATGATGATTCGCCCAAAGGGAAACCAGCTGGAGATCACGTTCTCCACCTCAGACACCGAGAGCTGGGACGGCTTCGTCCACAATCTCAACTCCTTCTTGTCCC CGTACAATGACAGCTATCAGGTTCAGACCAACGATGAATGCACACCTGACGAGTACTTCATCCAAGAGGACAGCGGAGAG GTGAGGAACAATCCCAAACGTTCCTGTCAGTTCAATCGGACGATATTGGAGGAGTGTTCGGGGGTTTGGGATCGTTTCTATGGTTACGACAAAGGACAACCCTGCATCCTCATCAAACTGAACCGG GTGATCGGGATGTTACCGGGGAAGGACAGACAGTCTCCTTATGTCACCTGTGCAGCAAAG aggGAGGACAGCGACAAGATCGGACTTCTGGCTTATTATCCTCCTAATGGGACCTTCAACCTCATGTACTACCCGTACTATGGCAAGAAGGCCCAG GTGAACTACACTCAGCCTCTAGTGGCCGTGAAGTTCCTGAACGCCTCTCTGAACACGGACATCAACGTGGAGTGTAAAGTGACCTCCAACACGCTCGCCGCCGGCAGTGACAGGGACAAGTTCGCCGGACGCGTCTCCTTCAAACTCCGAATCAACGacaaatag
- the LOC116329878 gene encoding sodium/potassium-transporting ATPase subunit beta-2-like isoform X1, whose amino-acid sequence MSGSKEDDRKGSSEWREFFWNPRTHELLGRTAASWGLILLFYLIFYLCLAGMFAFTMYIMLLTLDDYKPTWQDRLATPGMMIRPKGNQLEITFSTSDTESWDGFVHNLNSFLSPYNDSYQVQTNDECTPDEYFIQEDSGEVRNNPKRSCQFNRTILEECSGVWDRFYGYDKGQPCILIKLNRVIGMLPGKDRQSPYVTCAAKRYRVGENEWREDSDKIGLLAYYPPNGTFNLMYYPYYGKKAQVNYTQPLVAVKFLNASLNTDINVECKVTSNTLAAGSDRDKFAGRVSFKLRINDK is encoded by the exons ATGTCCGGCTCTAAGGAGGACGACCGGAAGGGCTCGAGCGAGTGGCGGGAATTCTTCTGGAACCCGAGGACCCACGAGCTGCTGGGCCGGACCGCCGCCAGCTGGG GGCTGATCCTGCTCTTCTACCTGATCTTCTACCTGTGTCTGGCGGGCATGTTCGCCTTCACCATGTATATCATGCTGCTCACGCTCGACGACTACAAGCCCACCTGGCAGGACCGGCTGGCCACTCCAG GGATGATGATTCGCCCAAAGGGAAACCAGCTGGAGATCACGTTCTCCACCTCAGACACCGAGAGCTGGGACGGCTTCGTCCACAATCTCAACTCCTTCTTGTCCC CGTACAATGACAGCTATCAGGTTCAGACCAACGATGAATGCACACCTGACGAGTACTTCATCCAAGAGGACAGCGGAGAG GTGAGGAACAATCCCAAACGTTCCTGTCAGTTCAATCGGACGATATTGGAGGAGTGTTCGGGGGTTTGGGATCGTTTCTATGGTTACGACAAAGGACAACCCTGCATCCTCATCAAACTGAACCGG GTGATCGGGATGTTACCGGGGAAGGACAGACAGTCTCCTTATGTCACCTGTGCAGCAAAG AGGTACAGAGTGGGTGAAAATGAGTGG aggGAGGACAGCGACAAGATCGGACTTCTGGCTTATTATCCTCCTAATGGGACCTTCAACCTCATGTACTACCCGTACTATGGCAAGAAGGCCCAG GTGAACTACACTCAGCCTCTAGTGGCCGTGAAGTTCCTGAACGCCTCTCTGAACACGGACATCAACGTGGAGTGTAAAGTGACCTCCAACACGCTCGCCGCCGGCAGTGACAGGGACAAGTTCGCCGGACGCGTCTCCTTCAAACTCCGAATCAACGacaaatag